Proteins encoded in a region of the Acomys russatus chromosome 14, mAcoRus1.1, whole genome shotgun sequence genome:
- the Larp6 gene encoding la-related protein 6 isoform X1 has protein sequence MAQLGDQTLPGPETTVQIRVAIQEAEDVEDLEEDDERTSARAAGDPARYLSPGWGSASEEEPSRGHSSATTSGAENDREDVEPEWKVPDEELIRKLVDQIEFYFSDENLEKDAFLLKHVRRNKLGYVSVKLLTSFKKVKHLTRDWRTTAHALKYSVTLELNEDRRKVRRTTPVPLFPNENLPSKMLLVYDLHLSPKLWAQATPHKNGRVQEKVMEQLLKLFGTFGVISSVRILKPGRELPPDIRRISSRYSQVGNQECAIVEFEEVDAAIKAHEFMVTESQGRDNMKAVLIGMKPPKKKPLKDKNHDDEPTAGTHLSRSLNKRVEELQYMGDESSANSSSDPESNPTSPMAGRRHAATNKLSPSSHQNIFLSPNASPCSSPWSSPLAQRKGVSRKSPLAEEGRLSFSTSPEIFRKCMDYSSDSSVTPSGSPWVRRRRQAEMGTQEKSPGASPLLSRKMQTADGLPVGVLRLPRGPDNTRGFHGGHERSRACI, from the exons ATGGCCCAGCTAGGCGACCAGACTCTGCCAGGGCCCGAGACCACGGTGCAGATCCGTGTCGCTATCCAGGAGGCCGAGGACGTGGAGGATCTGGAGGAGGACGATGAAAGGACCTCGGCGCGGGCAGCGGGGGACCCAGCCCGGTACCTCAGTCCTGGCTGGGGCAGCGCCAGCGAGGAGGAGCCAAGCCGCGGACACAG CAGCGCTACGACAAGCGGGGCGGAGAACGATCGTGAGGACGTGGAGCCAGAGTGGAAGGTCCCGGATGAGGAGCTCATCAGGAAGCTGGTGGATCAGATTGAGTTCTACTTCTCTGATGAGAACCTGGAGAAGGACGCCTTCCTGCTCAAGCACGTGCGGAGGAACAAGCTGGGCTATGTGAGCGTCAAGCTGCTCACCTCCTTTAAGAAG GTGAAACACCTCACACGGGACTGGAGGACCACCGCACATGCCTTGAAGTACTCAGTCACCCTGGAGCTGAATGAGGACCGCCGGAAGGTTAGGAGGACCACCCCTGTACCACTGTTCCCCAACGAGAACCTCCCCAGCAAGATGCTGCTGGTGTACGATCTCCACCTGTCTCCTAAGCTGTGGGCCCAGGCCACGCCCCACAAAAACGGAAGGGTGCAGGAAAAGGTGATGGAACAACTGCTCAAGCTCTTCGGAACTTTTGGAGTCATCTCATCCGTAAGGATCCTCAAACCCGGGAGAGAGCTGCCCCCCGACATCCGGAGGATCAGCAGCCGCTACAGCCAGGTGGGGAACCAGGAGTGCGCCATCGTAGAGTTCGAGGAGGTGGATGCAGCCATTAAAGCCCATGAATTCATGGTCACTGAATCTCAGGGCCGAGATAACATGAAGGCTGTCCTGATTGGGATGAAGCCACCGAAAAAGAAACCCCTCAAAGATAAAAACCATGACGACGAGCCCACGGCAGGTACCCACCTAAGCAGGTCCCTGAACAAGAGAGTGGAGGAGCTTCAGTACATGGGGGATGAGTCTTCCGCCAACAGCTCCTCTGACCCTGAGAGCAATCCCACCTCTCCTATGGCTGGCCGGCGACATGCGGCCACCAACAAGCTCAGCCCTTCTAGCCACCAGAATATTTTTCTGAGCCCAAATGCCTCCCCATGCTCAAGCCCTTGGAGCAGCCCCTTGGCACAGCGCAAGGGCGTCTCCAGAAAATCCCCACTGGCTGAAGAAGGTAGACTGAGCTTCAGCACCAGCCCCGAGATCTTCCGGAAGTGCATGGATTACTCTTCCGACAGCAGCGTGACTCCCTCGGGCAGCCCCTGGGTTCGCAGACGTCGCCAAGCTGAAATGGGGACTCAGGAGAAAAGTCCAGGGGCGAGTCCCCTGCTGTCTCGGAAGATGCAGACGGCAGATGGGTTACCTGTGGGGGTGCTGAGGCTGCCCAGAGGCCCTGACAACACCAGGGGCTTCCATGGCGGACATGAGAGAAGCCGAGCCTGTATATAA
- the Larp6 gene encoding la-related protein 6 isoform X2, producing the protein MAQLGDQTLPGPETTVQIRVAIQEAEDVEDLEEDDERTSARAAGDPARYLSPGWGSASEEEPSRGHSATTSGAENDREDVEPEWKVPDEELIRKLVDQIEFYFSDENLEKDAFLLKHVRRNKLGYVSVKLLTSFKKVKHLTRDWRTTAHALKYSVTLELNEDRRKVRRTTPVPLFPNENLPSKMLLVYDLHLSPKLWAQATPHKNGRVQEKVMEQLLKLFGTFGVISSVRILKPGRELPPDIRRISSRYSQVGNQECAIVEFEEVDAAIKAHEFMVTESQGRDNMKAVLIGMKPPKKKPLKDKNHDDEPTAGTHLSRSLNKRVEELQYMGDESSANSSSDPESNPTSPMAGRRHAATNKLSPSSHQNIFLSPNASPCSSPWSSPLAQRKGVSRKSPLAEEGRLSFSTSPEIFRKCMDYSSDSSVTPSGSPWVRRRRQAEMGTQEKSPGASPLLSRKMQTADGLPVGVLRLPRGPDNTRGFHGGHERSRACI; encoded by the exons ATGGCCCAGCTAGGCGACCAGACTCTGCCAGGGCCCGAGACCACGGTGCAGATCCGTGTCGCTATCCAGGAGGCCGAGGACGTGGAGGATCTGGAGGAGGACGATGAAAGGACCTCGGCGCGGGCAGCGGGGGACCCAGCCCGGTACCTCAGTCCTGGCTGGGGCAGCGCCAGCGAGGAGGAGCCAAGCCGCGGACACAG CGCTACGACAAGCGGGGCGGAGAACGATCGTGAGGACGTGGAGCCAGAGTGGAAGGTCCCGGATGAGGAGCTCATCAGGAAGCTGGTGGATCAGATTGAGTTCTACTTCTCTGATGAGAACCTGGAGAAGGACGCCTTCCTGCTCAAGCACGTGCGGAGGAACAAGCTGGGCTATGTGAGCGTCAAGCTGCTCACCTCCTTTAAGAAG GTGAAACACCTCACACGGGACTGGAGGACCACCGCACATGCCTTGAAGTACTCAGTCACCCTGGAGCTGAATGAGGACCGCCGGAAGGTTAGGAGGACCACCCCTGTACCACTGTTCCCCAACGAGAACCTCCCCAGCAAGATGCTGCTGGTGTACGATCTCCACCTGTCTCCTAAGCTGTGGGCCCAGGCCACGCCCCACAAAAACGGAAGGGTGCAGGAAAAGGTGATGGAACAACTGCTCAAGCTCTTCGGAACTTTTGGAGTCATCTCATCCGTAAGGATCCTCAAACCCGGGAGAGAGCTGCCCCCCGACATCCGGAGGATCAGCAGCCGCTACAGCCAGGTGGGGAACCAGGAGTGCGCCATCGTAGAGTTCGAGGAGGTGGATGCAGCCATTAAAGCCCATGAATTCATGGTCACTGAATCTCAGGGCCGAGATAACATGAAGGCTGTCCTGATTGGGATGAAGCCACCGAAAAAGAAACCCCTCAAAGATAAAAACCATGACGACGAGCCCACGGCAGGTACCCACCTAAGCAGGTCCCTGAACAAGAGAGTGGAGGAGCTTCAGTACATGGGGGATGAGTCTTCCGCCAACAGCTCCTCTGACCCTGAGAGCAATCCCACCTCTCCTATGGCTGGCCGGCGACATGCGGCCACCAACAAGCTCAGCCCTTCTAGCCACCAGAATATTTTTCTGAGCCCAAATGCCTCCCCATGCTCAAGCCCTTGGAGCAGCCCCTTGGCACAGCGCAAGGGCGTCTCCAGAAAATCCCCACTGGCTGAAGAAGGTAGACTGAGCTTCAGCACCAGCCCCGAGATCTTCCGGAAGTGCATGGATTACTCTTCCGACAGCAGCGTGACTCCCTCGGGCAGCCCCTGGGTTCGCAGACGTCGCCAAGCTGAAATGGGGACTCAGGAGAAAAGTCCAGGGGCGAGTCCCCTGCTGTCTCGGAAGATGCAGACGGCAGATGGGTTACCTGTGGGGGTGCTGAGGCTGCCCAGAGGCCCTGACAACACCAGGGGCTTCCATGGCGGACATGAGAGAAGCCGAGCCTGTATATAA